Proteins encoded within one genomic window of Anopheles gambiae chromosome 3, idAnoGambNW_F1_1, whole genome shotgun sequence:
- the LOC133393131 gene encoding uncharacterized protein LOC133393131, whose amino-acid sequence MASLEESLERFWKLEELSVNDSYSPDERRCETLYKETTQRDESGRYIVRLPKQTDFTEKLGLSKTTALRRFELLERRLERNPQLKEDYHAFMKEYLELGHMSLMNKDSGDEQAYYLPHHPVFKASSTTTKDELLDIVLRFRTYQIALVGDIAKMYRQILLHSDDRRLVRIFFRFSPQAPIQVYELNTVTYGLAPSSFLATRTLIQLADDEGTEYALASAALKRNFYVDDFIGGANNVREAVQLRKELSALLAKGGFELRKWTSNNLSVLSGLSTEYIGTHSSLHFIPNETVKALGISWKPESDELCFESNTEADEATSTKRSILSSIAKMYDPLGLIAPVIVRAKMLMQELWLLKSGWDEPVPNHICKKWKAIQSDWKTLSEYRTNRYALLPDATVEFHTFTDASEAAYGACVYARCESAAGEVRISLLASKSRVAPLKRVTLPRLELSAAVLGAHLHHRVKEAMQIVCAESFFWSDSTVTLKWIASPPNSWKTFVANRVAEVQHYSHPRQWRHVPGTSNPADLVSRGMSAAHFTQNQLWNNGPDWLVQPSSHWPSSDPEPSDEADLETRQI is encoded by the exons ATGGCATCCCTGGAGGAGTCTCTCGAACGATTTTGGAAGCTGGAAGAGTTAAGCGTCAATGATTCGTACTCACCTGATGAGCGGCGATGCGAAACATTGTATAAAGAAACCACTCAGCGCGACGAGTCGGGTCGCTATATTGTACGATTGCCCAAACAGACCGACTTCACGGAAAAGCTTGGCCTGTCTAAAACTACCGCTTTGAGACGCTTCGAGCTGCTGGAGAGGAGGCTAGAACGCAACCCACAGCTCAAGGAAGACTATCATGCCTTCATGAAGGAGTATTTGGAGCTGGGGCACATGTCGCTCATGAACAAAGATAGTGGGGATGAACAGGCGTACTACCTACCGCACCATCCCGTATTTAAAGCCTCCAGTACCACCACGAAA GACGAGCTGCTTGATATTGTGTTGCGATTCCGCACCTACCAAATAGCACTTGTGGGAGATATAGCGAAAATGTACCGACAAATATTGCTGCATTCTGATGATCGTCGATTGGTGCGCATATTCTTTCGATTCTCGCCACAAGCTCCGATCCAAGTATATGAGCTCAACACCGTTACATATGGACTAGCACCTTCCTCGTTTCTGGCTACACGCACACTTATCCAACTAGCAGATGATGAAGGGACTGAATATGCGCTTGCATCTGCAGCCCTGAAACGAAACTTTTACGTGGACGACTTCATTGGTGGTGCCAATAACGTTCGCGAAGCTGTTCAGCTGCGTAAGGAGTTATCAGCGCTACTTGCCAAAGGTGGGTTTGAGTTGCGCAAGTGGACATCAAATAATCTGAGCGTGCTCTCCGGCTTAAGCACCGAGTATATCGGCACACACTCATCGCTGCATTTTATACCCAACGAGACGGTCAAAGCACTCGGCATCTCGTGGAAGCCTGAATCGGATGAGCTGTGTTTTGAATCCAACACTGAGGCTGATGAAGCCACGTCGACCAAGCGATCTATTTTGTCGAGCATTGCCAAAATGTACGATCCGCTCGGATTGATAGCACCGGTGATCGTGCGTGCTAAGATGCTGATGCAGGAGCTATGGCTACTCAAATCCGGCTGGGATGAACCTGTTCCTAATCACATCTGTAAAAAATGGAAGGCGATTCAGAGCGACTGGAAAACGTTATCCGAGTACAGGACTAACCGTTACGCTCTCTTACCAGATGCAACAGTAGAATTTCACACATTTACCGATGCTTCGGAGGCCGCCTACGGAGCATGTGTGTACGCTCGTTGTGAAAGCGCGGCGGGAGAAGTCCGCATCAGCCTATTAGCTTCGAAGTCTCGAGTGGCACCACTGAAGCGCGTCACGTTGCCGAGGCTTGAACTAAGCGCAGCTGTCCTGGGCGCCCATCTGCATCATCGCGTCAAGGAGGCAATGCAGATCGTGTGCGCCGAATCGTTTTTCTGGTCCGACTCAACAGTGACGCTAAAATGGATTGCGTCACCTCCCAACTCCTGGAAGACGTTCGTGGCAAATCGAGTAGCTGAGGTGCAACACTACTCTCATCCAAGGCAATGGAGGCACGTTCCTGGCACATCCAATCCTGCTGACTTGGTTTCCCGAGGCATGTCGGC